The Psilocybe cubensis strain MGC-MH-2018 chromosome 7, whole genome shotgun sequence genome has a window encoding:
- a CDS encoding Zinc-type alcohol dehydrogenase-like protein PB24D3.08c: MAPVTNGRVLFNAIPEGFPVPGETTVYDTSETIDIETVALNGGFVLKTLELSVDPYMRGRMREPSKKSYSDPFFIGKPLNGYGVGVVIRSENAEVQVGDHLYGILEHQHYSIRKDLSGLEKIQNPDKLPWSAYIGVLGMPGKTAYMAWKEYSHAKKGEVAFVSTGAGPVGSLVIQLAKRDGLKVIASAGSDEKVKFMKEIGADVAFNYKTTKTAEVLEKEGPIDIFWDNVGGETLDAALEAANNYGRFIECGMISGYNNGHSTGIKNLFHVVAKSLTISGFIIFRLEAKYREEFYKVLPPLVASGEIKYSEDVYNGLDKVGDVILAVQKGTNKAKAVVHVADE, encoded by the exons ATGGCTCCAGTTACAAACGGGCGTGTTCTATTCAATGCAATTCCAGAAG GGTTTCCGGTACCAGGAGAAACGACTGTTTATGATACATCGGAGACCATCGACATCGAGACGGTGGCTCTGAATGGCGGTTTCGTGCTGAAGACCTTGGAACTCTCTGTGGACCCGTATATGAGGGGGCGAATGCGGGAACCCTCTAAGAAATCGTACTCAGATCCATTCTTCATTGGCAAACC TCTAAATGGTTACGGCGTTGGTGTGGTCATTCGTTCAGAAAATGCTGAGGTCCAAGTAGGAGATCACTTGTACGGCATTCTCG AACACCAGCATTATTCCATAAGAAAAGACCTTTCGGGTCTCGAAAAGATACAAAATCCCGATAAGCTTCCGTGGTCAGCATATATTGGTGTTCTAGGCATGCCTG GCAAAACTGCTTATATGGCATGGaaggaatattctcatgcgAAGAAG GGCGAAGTTGCTTTTGTCAGTACAGGCGCTGGCCCTGTTGGATC GCTTGTAATCCAACTCGCGAAGAGGGATGGATTAAAAGTCATCGCTTCTGCGGGATCGGACGAAAAGGTCAAGTTTATGAAGGAAATAGGAGCTGACGTAGCCTTCAACTACAAAACCACCAAAACTGCCGAGGTTCTCGAGAAGGAGGGACCAATTGATAT TTTCTGGGATAATGTTGGTGGAGAGACCTTGGATGCCGCCCTCGAAGCAGCTAATAACTACGGCCGATTCATT GAATGTGGGATGATATCAGGCTACAACAACGGCCATAGCACGGGAATCAAG AATCTCTTCCATGTTGTCGCCAAATCATTGACTATCAGCGgtttcatcatcttccgtCTTGAAGCCAAGTACAGGGAAGAATTTTATAAAGTCCTGCCCCCTCTGGTGGCCTCAGGAGAAATTAAGTACTCAGAGGATGTCTACAACGGCTTGGACAAAGTCGGTGACGTTATTTTGGCGGTTCAAAAAGGTACCAACAAGGCAAAGGCTGTAGTTCATGTTGCGGATGAGTGA